One window from the genome of Cricetulus griseus strain 17A/GY chromosome 2, alternate assembly CriGri-PICRH-1.0, whole genome shotgun sequence encodes:
- the LOC118237674 gene encoding keratinocyte-associated protein 3, which produces MRVGLALILVGHVNLLVGAVLHGTVLRHMANPRGAVTPEYTTANVISVGSGLLSVSVGLVALLAFRNLLRPRLHWALGTLALVNLLLSAACSMGLLLAVSLTIANGGRRLIADCHPGLLDPSIPLDQGPGHTDCSFDPTRIYDTALALWIPSFFMSAAEATLSGYCCVAALTLRGIGPCRKEGLQGQLEELTELEPPKCKRQENV; this is translated from the coding sequence ATGCGCGTGGGCCTGGCGCTGATCCTGGTGGGCCACGTAAACCTCCTGGTGGGAGCTGTGCTGCATGGTACTGTCCTGCGGCACATGGCCAACCCCCGTGGCGCGGTCACGCCGGAATACACCACGGCCAATGTCATCTCCGTGGGCTCGGGGCTGCTGAGCGTTTCCGTGGGACTTGTGGCCCTCTTGGCATTCAGGAACCTTCTTCGCCCACGACTGCACTGGGCCCTGGGGACGCTGGCTTTAGTGAACCTGCTTTTGTCTGCTGCCTGCTCCATGGGCCTCCTCCTTGCTGTGTCGCTCACTATTGCCAATGGTGGCCGCCGCCTTATTGCTGACTGCCATCCAGGACTGCTGGATCCTTCTATACCACTGGACCAGGGGCCTGGACACACGGACTGCTCCTTTGATCCCACAAGGATTTATGATACAGCCTTGGCTCTCTGGATCCCCTCTTTCTTCATGTCTGCAGCCGAGGCTACTCTTTCTGGTTACTGTTGTGTGGCTGCACTAACCCTACGGGGAATTGGGCCCTGCAGGAAGGAAGGGTTGCAGGGACAGCTGGAGGAGCTGACAGAACTTGAACCTCCTAAGTGTAAAAGACAGGAAAATGTGTAG